A window of Candidatus Margulisiibacteriota bacterium genomic DNA:
AATAAGGCTTGTCGGCCAGGACCCTTATCCAAACCTTGCCGCCTCTTTTCACAAAATGCGTAAGGGCCTTTCTTGCGGACTCTATCTGGGAAACCTTGAGCCATGCGGTTTCAAGGGACTGCAGGCCGAACTGCCCGAAGGCGAGAGTGTTGCCTCGGCAGGCCCTTCCTTTCATCATTCCTCTCTGCTGTTTCCTGAATTTTGTGCGTCCCGGCTGCAATACCATTTTTTTTACCTCACATCGTCATCTGAGTAACGACCTGTTCCTGGGCCGTAGTCTGAGCCTTTCTTTCTTTTTCGGGCAGGACATCGCCTTTATAGATCCAGACCTTGACGCCTATCTTTCCGTATAGCGTCATAGCCTCGGTAAAGCCGTAATCTATCCTGGCCCTGAGCGTATGCAGAGGCACCTGTCCTCTTCTGTACCACTCTGTCCTGGCTATTTCCGCCCCGCCGAGCCTTCCCGCGATCATAACCTTGATCCCTTTGGCACCCTGGCGCAAAGCTTTGAGCACGGTCTGCCTCATCACTCTCCTGAAAGCTATCCTTTTTTCCAGCTGGCTGGCTATGTTCTCCGCAACCAGTATCGAACAGGTCTCCGAATTGCTTTCCTCCTGAATATCAAGCTGGACCTGTTTTTTTGACCAGTTCGTCCCTGACAAGAGCAACATCTCTTCCGCCTTTTCCTATGATGAGTCCCGGCTTGGCCGTGTATATTGCTATCTCTATCTGATTGGCCCTGCGGTGGATCTTTATCTTTGAGATGCCGGCCCGGAACAGTTTCTTCTTCAAAAAGTCCCTGATGCTCCGGTCTTCCTCAAGATTGTCCGCGTAGCTGTCGCCCTGGGCAAACCATGTGCTGTCCCAGTCCTCGATTATCCCCAGTCTGAACCCCTTAGGGTGGATCTTCTGGCCCATTATTTTGCCTCCGCTTTTTGTTCCTGCAGACTTTCGACGAACATTGTGATATGAGAGAACCTCCTGATCCTCGAAAAAGCCCTTCCCCTTGCCCTGGGCCTTATCCTCTTAAGCGGCGTAGCCCTGCCCACATAGCACTCGGAAAGGACAAGAGACGCTTCATCCATCTTATAGTTGTTCTTGGCATTTGCCACAGCCGACTTCAAAGCATTCTCTGCAAGCTTTGCTGCCGAATGCGGCAGGAACTTAAGTATTGCAAGAGCTTCTTTAGCCATCTTGCCCCGCACAAGGTCAAGAACCCTTTTTACTTTTCTTTCCGAAACTCTTTGATATTTTGCCTGCGCCTTAACCTTCATTTCCAGGGATCCTTCCTTTCATCACGTAAGGGACGCCGATTTATCGGTAGGAGCGCTGTGCCCTCTAAAATTCCTCGTAGGAGAAAATTCCCCGAGTTTGTGCCCTACCATGTTCTCTGTTATGTAGACGGGTATGTGCTTCAAGCCGTTATGCACGGCAAAGGTAAGACCTATCATCTCAGGGATTATGGTGGACCTTCTTGACCAGGTCTTTATGATCTTTTTGTCCCCGGTCTTTGAAGCCTTCTCTATCTTTTCCATCAGATGATAGTCAACAAAAGGTCCTTTTTTAAGCGATCTTGCCATCCTTATTTCCTCCTGACAAGGATATACTTGCTACTTGCCTTTCTCTTGCCTCTGGTCTTAAAGCCCAGCGTCGGCTTTCCTGTCGGGCTCACGGGTCCGGGACGACCCACCGGCGATCTGCCTTCTCCGCCTCCGTGCGGATGGTCGCATGGGTTCATTGCAATGCCTCTTACGCTGGGCCGGATCCCTCTATGCCTGCTCCTGCCCGCCTTGCCTAAAGAAACGTTCTTTACATCAAGATTGCCGACCTGGCCGATGGTAGCCCTGCACTCTATGCTGATAAGCCTCTCCTCGCCGGAAGGAAGCTTGAGAGTGGCGAACCGGCCTTCTTTTGAAGAGATCACCGCAAAGGACCCCGCGGACCTGGCCAGCTGTCCGCCTTTTTGAGGGACCATTTCTACATTGTGCACCGTGGTGCCCTCCGGGATATTCCTGATGGGAAGGCAGTTGCCAAGCGTTATATCAGCATCGGGACCGGATTCTATCTTGTCCCCTACGGTCAGTCCCAGCGGGGTAAGTATGTAGCGGAGCTCTTTGTCGTCATATTCCACAAGGCTTATCCTGCAATTCCTGTTTGGATCATACTCTATGGTCTTGACCGTGGCCGTCATGTTGTCCTTGTCCCTTTTGAAATCTATCAGGCGGTATTTTCTCTTATTGCCCCCGCCCTGATGCCTTACCCTTATCCTGCCGGTAAAATCCCTGCCGGCATGCTTGTGCAGGACCCGGGTAAGGGATCTCTCGGGTGTAGTGCAGGTAATATCGTCATAGGACAGATCTATCCTCTCTCTGGTGCCGGGCGTGATCGGCCTTCTTGTTTTAATTGCCATTTTTACAGCATCCCTTCAAGCATCTCGATCTTTTGACCGCTCTTAAGTTTGACATACGCCTTTTTTGTCCTTGCGCTCCTGCCGACGCTGCGGCCGACCTGTCTTCTTCTGCCGTCGGAGTTTATGGTGTTGACGCTTAGCACCTTCACATTAAAAAGCTTCTCGACAGCGTTCTTGATGTCCACCTTTGTGGCATCGGGCAGAACGGAAAAAGCATAGATATCTGACGAAGCTTTAAGGCCGGCTGATTTTTCCGTTATTACAGGCTTGATTATTATCTGATCAAAGTTCCTCATTTTCCGGCATACCTCTTTTCCAGGCTTTTGACCGCGGCCTTGTCCAGCAGCAGCCAGTCGTGGCTTACCACATCAAGCACATTTATGTCCTTTGAAGGCACCAGTTTTGAACCTTTCAGGTTCTTTGCAGATCTGATCGTCTTTTCTTCCGCTCCATCAAATACCATAAGGCTGTTTAGAGCCCCGAGCTTTTCAAGGAAAGAGGCCATATCTTTTGTTTTTCCCGAAGCGGGCAGTTCCTGGTCTACCACCTTCAATTTGTCAGAGATGGCTTTATCGCTTATCACCATCGCTATCGCGGCTTCCCTTGTTTTCTTGTTAAGGGAGTGCGAAAAGTCCCTGGGCTTTGGACCAAAGTTGACGCCGCCGCCTCTCCACAGAGGAGACCTTATGGAACCGGACCTTGCTCTTCCTGTGCCCTTCTGGCTCCAGGGTTTTTTGCCGCCGCCTCTTACTTCTGTCCTGGTTTTGGAAGAAGCTGTCCCCTGCCTTTTTGAGGCCATAAGCCAGGTAAGGGCCAGATGGACCACGCTTTCTTTTGGGGTCCTTGAAAAGACCTTGTCGCTTGCTTCAAGGGTCCCCGAATTTTTCCCGTTAATATCCACCAGTTTCAGGCTTGTCATTTCTTCTTTTCCGCCTTTTTAGCAGCCGTTCTCTTTATCGTTACAAAAGCGCCCCTGGGCCCCGGCACCGCGCCTTTGATGAGCACTATGTTCTTTTCTGGGTCCGCTTCAAACACCATAAGGTTCTTCACTGTCACTTTTTCTCCGCCCATCCTGCCTGCCATCCTTTTGCCTTTATAGACCCTTCCAGGAGTTGTGCCCGCCCCGATAGAACCCGGGATCCTGTGGGACTTGGAACCGTGGGTCATATGGCTTCTCATGAAATGATGTCTTTTTACCGTTCCGGCAAATCCTTTGCCGATGGACACTCCTATCACGGACACTTTTTCTCCGGCTTCAAAGATATCCGTCTTTATCTGCTGCCCCAAAGATACCTTTGAAGTGTCTTCTGCGCCAAACTCCTCAAATTTATTAAGGTTCTCTTTAACACCT
This region includes:
- the rplP gene encoding 50S ribosomal protein L16, coding for MVLQPGRTKFRKQQRGMMKGRACRGNTLAFGQFGLQSLETAWLKVSQIESARKALTHFVKRGGKVWIRVLADKPYSSRPAETRMGGGKGAPEYFVAPVKPGTILFELAGVSQKDAKEAMRLAGHKMPVMTRFVEKA
- the rplV gene encoding 50S ribosomal protein L22, whose product is MKVKAQAKYQRVSERKVKRVLDLVRGKMAKEALAILKFLPHSAAKLAENALKSAVANAKNNYKMDEASLVLSECYVGRATPLKRIRPRARGRAFSRIRRFSHITMFVESLQEQKAEAK
- the rpsS gene encoding 30S ribosomal protein S19, with translation MARSLKKGPFVDYHLMEKIEKASKTGDKKIIKTWSRRSTIIPEMIGLTFAVHNGLKHIPVYITENMVGHKLGEFSPTRNFRGHSAPTDKSASLT
- the rplB gene encoding 50S ribosomal protein L2, with the translated sequence MAIKTRRPITPGTRERIDLSYDDITCTTPERSLTRVLHKHAGRDFTGRIRVRHQGGGNKRKYRLIDFKRDKDNMTATVKTIEYDPNRNCRISLVEYDDKELRYILTPLGLTVGDKIESGPDADITLGNCLPIRNIPEGTTVHNVEMVPQKGGQLARSAGSFAVISSKEGRFATLKLPSGEERLISIECRATIGQVGNLDVKNVSLGKAGRSRHRGIRPSVRGIAMNPCDHPHGGGEGRSPVGRPGPVSPTGKPTLGFKTRGKRKASSKYILVRRK
- a CDS encoding 50S ribosomal protein L23, translating into MRNFDQIIIKPVITEKSAGLKASSDIYAFSVLPDATKVDIKNAVEKLFNVKVLSVNTINSDGRRRQVGRSVGRSARTKKAYVKLKSGQKIEMLEGML
- the rplD gene encoding 50S ribosomal protein L4, with protein sequence MTSLKLVDINGKNSGTLEASDKVFSRTPKESVVHLALTWLMASKRQGTASSKTRTEVRGGGKKPWSQKGTGRARSGSIRSPLWRGGGVNFGPKPRDFSHSLNKKTREAAIAMVISDKAISDKLKVVDQELPASGKTKDMASFLEKLGALNSLMVFDGAEEKTIRSAKNLKGSKLVPSKDINVLDVVSHDWLLLDKAAVKSLEKRYAGK
- the rplC gene encoding 50S ribosomal protein L3, with protein sequence MVLGIFGKKLGMTQVYDKAGAAVPVTVIEALPCFVTRILEEKKAVQIGTSVSKRSTKPILGSYAQSGVKENLNKFEEFGAEDTSKVSLGQQIKTDIFEAGEKVSVIGVSIGKGFAGTVKRHHFMRSHMTHGSKSHRIPGSIGAGTTPGRVYKGKRMAGRMGGEKVTVKNLMVFEADPEKNIVLIKGAVPGPRGAFVTIKRTAAKKAEKKK